Proteins encoded within one genomic window of Arachis ipaensis cultivar K30076 chromosome B08, Araip1.1, whole genome shotgun sequence:
- the LOC107611840 gene encoding uncharacterized protein LOC107611840 gives MAFAHQVVTALVFVLVLTNVDPSACQLVKGKVSCNDCTHQNYDFSGIKVSVKCEGVKKVAMATTQDNGTFKVDLPFDQHNNNNFMKKCQAKIIGGPNHIYARKKNQVSEIVMKGNEVKLSSPLSFFKECPQQHIEYCNAFASSKTFDFDFPFPPEWGLAPSSYYFPYFFPIIGIP, from the exons ATGGCGTTTGCTCATCAAGTTGTCACAGCACTTGTTTTTGTGTTAGTTTTGACCAACGTTGACCCCTCAGCATGCCAATTGGTGAAGGGCAAAGTCTCCTGCAATGACTGCACTCATCAAAACTACGATTTCTCTG GGATCAAGGTGTCAGTGAAGTGTGAAGGTGTGAAAAAGGTAGCCATGGCAACAACACAAGATAACGGCACCTTCAAGGTTGACCTCCCCTTTGACcagcataataataataattttatgaaGAAGTGCCAAGCAAAAATTATTGGAGGACCAAATCACATATATGCCAGAAAGAAGAACCAGGTGTCAGAAATTGTAATGAAGGGCAATGAGGTAAAACTATCAAGTCCTCTTAGCTTCTTCAAAGAATGCCCCCAACAACACATTGAATATTGCAACGCGTTCGCTTCATCCAAAACCTTCGATTTCGATTTCCCTTTTCCTCCCGAGTGGGGCTTGGCACCCTCTAGTTACTACTTTCCTTATTTCTTCCCTATAATTGGAATACCTTGA